One stretch of Argiope bruennichi chromosome 3, qqArgBrue1.1, whole genome shotgun sequence DNA includes these proteins:
- the LOC129963558 gene encoding histone-lysine N-methyltransferase SETMAR-like — translation MTFFLEDISDHQENIKIPFINERNCDQLPTFVYTPHCVLKTESLLKDFESISLPCDCENICSEKCPCSSNAYYDGKLSKNYDNNTSKPIIECSDMCSCVIKCNNRIVQHGIQFPLQVFLTDRTGFGVRSTEFIPELSFVCEYAGEIIDESEAYRRLKSHTPDESNYIYVLKEHSSDNKHIQTIIDPTCIGNVGRFLNHSCSPNLFSVPIRAGSMIPRICFFAKKDILPFQELTYNYGGHCTFKKSDSRPVELRARKCLCYSSDCCGHLPFVENNWLK, via the exons aTGACTTTCTTTTTAGAGGATATATCTGACCACCAAGAAAACATCAAAATCCCAttcataaatgaaagaaattgcgATCAATTGCCAACATTTGTT tataCTCCTCATTGTGTGTTGAAAACTGAGTCTCTTCTTAAAGATTTTGAAAGTATATCATTACCATGTGACTGTGAAAACATATGCAGTGAAAAATGTCCTTGCTCTTCAAATGCATATTATGATGGTAAACTCTCcaagaattatgataataatacTAGTAAACCTATTATTGAATGTTCAGATATGTGCTCTTGtgtaattaaatgcaataatagaaTTGTACAGCATGGAATTCAATTTCCTCTACAAGTTTTTTTAACTGATAGAACAGGTTTTGGTGTTCGAAGTACAGAATTTATTCCTGAACTTTCATTTGTTTGTGAATATGCTGGGGAGATAATAGATGAATCTGAAGCATATAGAAGATTAAAAAGCCATACACCAGATGAATCTAATTACATATATGTGCTAAAAGAACACAGTTCTGATAATAAGCATATTCAGACAATAATTGATCCAACTTGCATTGGCAATGTTGGAAGATTTTTGAATCATTCTTGTtctccaaatttattttcagttcctATTCGTGCTGGTAGTATGATACCACGAATTTGCTTCTTTGCAAAAAAAGACATCTTGCCTTTTCAAGAGCTTACTTATAATTATGGTGgacattgtacttttaaaaaaagtgattccAGACCTGTAGAACTTCGTGCAAGAAAATGCCTGTGCTATAGTTCAGATTGCTGTGGACACTTaccatttgttgaaaataattggctaaaatga